From the Paludibacterium paludis genome, one window contains:
- a CDS encoding organic hydroperoxide resistance protein, with the protein MAELTKVLYTAEATAYGGRDGRAESDDKALSVDLSTPRELGGMGGDGTNPEQLFAAGYSACFIGALKVAAMQAKVKLPHEVAVTGRVGIGPIEHGFGIEVELRISLPGLEREAAASLIEAAHRICPYSNATRGNVRVTLTQA; encoded by the coding sequence ATGGCTGAACTGACTAAAGTCCTCTACACCGCGGAAGCGACCGCGTACGGTGGCCGCGACGGGCGCGCCGAATCGGACGACAAGGCGCTGTCGGTCGACTTGTCGACACCCAGGGAGCTGGGCGGCATGGGGGGCGACGGTACCAACCCGGAGCAGCTGTTCGCCGCCGGGTATTCGGCCTGCTTCATCGGCGCGCTGAAGGTGGCGGCCATGCAGGCCAAGGTGAAGTTGCCGCATGAGGTGGCGGTGACCGGGCGCGTCGGCATCGGACCGATCGAACACGGCTTCGGCATCGAGGTCGAACTGCGCATTTCGTTACCGGGTCTGGAGCGCGAGGCGGCCGCTTCGTTGATCGAAGCGGCACACCGCATTTGCCCCTATTCGAACGCCACGCGCGGCAACGTCAGGGTAACGCTGACGCAGGCGTGA